TCGTACGGCACCCCGTCGAGGCCGACGGTCCACCCGCTGTCCTCGAGCACCCAGGTGCTGCGGTCGTCGGGATCGGACCCCTTGCCGATGCCCCAGCCGTCGGCCTCGTCGTTGTAGACGGGCGACTTGCGGTGGTCGGGGAAGATCGTCTCGGTCATGCCGGGGATCGCCACGTAGTCCCATTCCAGACCCTTCGCGGCGTGCACCGTCAGCACCTGGATGGCGGCGTCGGAGGATTCGATCTCGGCCTTGTCGAGGCCGCGCTCCTCGTCCTCGGCGGCATCGAGCCACGACAGAAATCCGCCGAGCGTCGGGCGGTCGGCCGATGCCGAGAACCGCGTCGCGACGTCGGCGAAGGCGTCGAGGTGCACCCGGGCGGCATCAGGGGTGACGCCCGGGCGGGACAGCACCTCGATGTCGAGACCGAGCGCGCGTTCGGCTTCTGCGGCGAGCTCGGCGAGCGGCAACCCGGCCAGTCGTCGCATCCGCCGGACAACCTCCGAAAGACCCGAAAGTCGCTCTCGCGCAATGTCGCTCAGTGGCGAACCTGCCGGGCCCGCCCACTGGGCCGGCGGCAGTTGATCGATGGCCTCGACCAACGACGGCCGGTCACGGGTGGCCGGCTCGCGGTCGGTCGCGGTGCGCTCGACGGGGGGCCGACTGTCGCGTTCGAGCTTGCGCGACCACGCGGCGAGCACGTCGAGGTCGGCCGCACCCAGCCGGATCAGAGGGCCGGTCAGCAATCGGATGAGACGGTCGCCGCGGGTGGGATCTTGCACGACCCAGAGCAGGCTCACCAGGTCGGCGACCTCGGGTGTCATCAGCAACCCGCCCACACCGACGACCTCGACCGGCAGGCCGGCCTGCTCGAGTGCGTCGATGAGCAACGGGAACAGCGACCGTTTGCGGCAGAGCACCGCGGCCGACGGAAGGTGGCCGTCGGTGCCGGGGTGCCAACGCTCGGCCAGCCACTGCGCGACGTGGGCCGCTTCGGCCTCGATGGTCTCCAACCGCGCGGCGAAAACCTCACCCGTCCCGGCCGCCGGGCTGGCCGCGAGCGCCGGGACGGCGACCGGGCTGCCCTCGCGCAGCGGCGCCGCGACGACATTGGCCGCGTCGAGGATCGTGCGGTCGTTGCGCCAACTGGTCGACAGCGGACGTACCGCGGCGCGACCCGACTCGTCGGCGAAGTGGTCGGGGTAGGAGCCGAGCGTCGTCGCGCTGGCACCGCGCCAGCCGTAGATCGACTGGTGCGGGTCGCCGACGGCGGTGACCCGCACCGGCTCGCCCGGTGCGACGAACAGGTGCTTGAGCAGTTGCAGCTGCGCTTCGCTGGTGTCCTGGAACTCATCCAGCAGCACCGCCTTGAACCGGCGACGTTCGAGCGCGCCGACGCCCGGGAACCGGCGGGCCAAGGTGGCCGCCAGGCCCATCTGGTCGGCGAAGTCGAGCGCCGACCGCGCATGCTTGAGCTGCCCGTAGCGCTCGACCATCGGCAGCACCGCGCGACGCGCCCGCAACGTCTGCAGCAGATCGCGATAGACGGGGTTCTTGTCCTTCTTCAGCCGGGCGGTCTCGTCGAGGTCACCCAGCCCGGCGATGAGCGCCTCGATCTCGGCGCGCACCTCCTCGGGGGTGAGGAGGTGCTCGGCCATCTCACCGGCGAGCGACACCACGGCGGAGATCACCGAGGCCGGCACCTTGTCGACGTCGTCCATCGGGCCGTCGTAGCCGTGCACGACCTCGGCGGCGTACTGCCACGACGCCGCCTCGGTGAGCATCCGGGCATCGGGCTCGATACCGAGGCGCAGACCCTGCTCGCGCACGAGCCGACCGGCGTAGGAGTGGTAGGTGAGCACCGTCGGGCTGTCGGACAACCCGAGTGTGCCGTCGGCGTCCTGCTCCGGCACCCACAGACCTGCCGAACGCAGCGCCCGCAGTTGCCGGGCCACCCGTTCGGCCAACTGACCGGCGGCCTTGCGGGTGAAGGTGAGCCCGAGCACCTGGTCGGGCTGGACGAACCCGTTGGCGACCAGCCAGACGACCCGGTTGGACATCGTCTCGGTCTTGCCCGAGCCGGCACCCGCGACGACGAGCATCGGCCGGTCGGGGTCTGCCTCGATGATCGCCCGCTGCTCGTCGGTCGGCGGGAAGAGCCCGAGTCGCTGCGCGATCGTGGCGGCGTCGTGGCGTGCGGTGTCGAGCACTAGAAAGACTCCCCTTCCGTGAGCACCGGGCAGGCCGACCGCACCGGGCAGGTGTTGCAGTGCTGGCCGGGGGTGGCGAGGAACTGCGCTGCGCCCATGCCCTCGGCGGTGCGATGCAGCAACTCGTCGGCCCACTGCGGATCGTCGGAGTCGGCCAGCGGTTGCTGGGACTGCAGCTTGTAGTCGTCGCGGTCGACGGGCTTGCCCGAGCCCTTGCCCACCTGCAACAGCGCAGCACCGGCACTGTGCTCGCCGTCGCCGAAAGCGCCGTGGTCGACCGCCCACTGGTAGGCGCCGAGCTGAGGGTGCTCGGCGAGTTCGGCGTTCGTCGGGGTGGAGCTGCCGGTCTTCAGGTCGATGATCCGCACCCCGAGCGTCTCGTGCCGCTCGATCCGGTCGACCTGCCCGCCGAGCTCGACGCGTCCGTCGGCCACCGAGAAGTCTTGTTCGATGCCCAAGACCTGCCAGCCGCCGGACGCCGCCTCGGCGACATAGCGGCGCACCCGCGCGAGCATGGCGGTCGCGAGCTCGAACTGTTTGCGTCCGACCCAGGAGTCACCCAGGCCGAGGCGTCCCCACCGGTCGACGAGCGCCTGCTGCATCCGGTCGGGGTCTTTGTCGGCGAACTCCGCGGCGATCTCGTGCACGAGCGTGCCGATATTGGCGGCTCCGACGTCGGGACCATCGCCGCCACGCGAGGTGAGGAACCAGTTGAGCCCGCAGGTGTTGAACGAGGCGACTTTCGAGGGTGACACCCGCACGGCCTGGTCGCTGCGCCGCACCGGCGTGGTCGAGGTGAGGTCGTGGAACGCCCACCACTGGTCGAGGTCGGCGCCGGCGACGTCGCGCCGGGCGAGTTCGGCGAGCAGGCCGGCCGCTGCCTGCGGATCGAGTGCATCGGCGGGCGTGACCTGCGATGGCACGAGCTCGCGCCGCAACTCGGCGACCATCGTGCGCAGGGTGAGCCCGCGGCCCACGTCGGTGTAGCGGCGGCCCTCGATCTCGTCGACCGGATCGACCAGGTCGAGGTAGGCGCTGGGTTGCTCCTCGTCGGATCGGACGGCGGTGATCAGCACCTGCTCGCTCGCCCTGGTGAGCGCCACCAGGAACTGCCGGGTCTCGTCGTAGCGCACCGCCGCCGCCTGCGACCGCAGGTCGTCGGGGCGGCCGGTGAGTGCGTCGACCAGGGCCTCCGATCCGAGCAGCGATCCACGCAGCCGCAGATCGGGCCACACGCCTTCCTGCACCCCGGCGAGCACCACGAACTGCCACTCCCGACCGGCGGCAGCCTGCGTGGTGAGCAGGGCGACGGCGTCGTCGGCCGGAGCCGACGAGGTCAGCCGGTCGCCGGCCACCTCCTGCTCGCGGACGTGCTCGAGGAAACCTCCCGGCGCGGCCCCCGGCAGCCGGTCGACGTAGGCGGTGGCCGCGCCGAAGAGCGCGACGACTGCGTCGAGATCGTGGTCGGCGCGGGCGCCCGCGGCTCCCCCGGCCATCGCCTGCCGCGACCACCCGGCGGCGACACCGGCGGCGTTCCACATCTGCCAGAGCACCGACTCCGCGCTCGCGCCGGGAGCCAGCCAGGCCGCCACGCCGGCGCGCAGCATGCCCGCGATGCGCAGCAACGGCGCCACCTCGGGCCCGAGGTCGCCGAGAAACTCGGGATGGTGCACCGCCTCGAGCAGGAGTTCGTCACTGGAGCGATCGCCGCCGGCGGCCAGCTCGGCCGCCCTCAGCACCCGACGCAGTCGACGGATCGTCAGCGAATCGGCTTGCACCAGTGGGGAACTCAGCACGTCGACGACCTCGTCGGCGGACCAGCTCGCGGGGCGGTCGGCCGCGCGCTCGCCCGCCACCTCGAACAATCGCAGCAACGGTCGCACGGCCGGCTCGTCACGCAGCGCGAGCACCGTCGGCGGCACCGCGACCGGCACACCGGATGTCTGCAGCACGCGACGCAGGGCCGAGATGCGCGACTGGCCACGGGTGATCACCGTCATCTGCGACCACGGAACGTGATGCTCGAGGTGGGCCCGGCGCAGCTCGGCGGCGATATGCGCCGACTCCTGGCTGACCGCGCGCAGCATCGCCACCCGCACCCGTCCGTCGCGGGCGGACGGCGTCGGCCGGCGGTGCTCGCTGCCGGCGGTTGCGCCGATGCGGGCCGTGACCCGCTCGGCGGCCTCGCGCACCAGCCGCGGGGTGCGGTGGGCGATGCCCAGGACGTGTCGCTGGGCGGAGGCCGCGTCGGCGAGGTCGACGAACAACCGCGGATCGGCGCCCCGGAAGGTCTGCACGGCGGCGTCGGGGTCGCCGATCAGCATGAGCCGCGTGTTCGGCCCCGCGAGCAGCCGCACGAGACGTGCCCCGGCCCGGGTGAGCTCCTGTGCGTCGTCGACCACGATGAGCCGCAACTCGTCGTGCAGCGCCGCGAGCTCCTCGGGGCGAGCCTCCAGCAGGTCGGCGGCACCGCCGATGATCCAGGCCGGGTCGTAGGCACCGGGCCGGGAAAGCGCTGTCACCTGGTCGTATTCGTCGAGCACTGCCGCCGCGGCGATCCACTCCGACCGTTCGTGCTCTTCACCGAGCAGCCGCAACCGATCGGCGTCGACGCCCCATTCGACGGCCCGCATCAGCAGATCGCGCAGCTCGTGCCGGAAGCCGCGGGTCTCCAGGGCCGCCGTGATGAAGTCGGGCCAACGCGGACCCGGCACCTCACCGGAGGCATGACCGGCGAGCAACTCCCGCAGGATGACGTCTTGCTCGGGGCCGGTGAGCAGACGGGGGGCTTCGCGCCCTTCCAGCGCGGCGATGCGCCGCAGGATGCCGAAACCCAACGCCTGCGGGGTGCGCGCGAGCGGCGCGCTCGCGGTGGCGGCCAACCGCGCGGCCGCCCGGTCGCGCAACGCGGCGGCACGCACCCGGGTCGGCGACAGGATGACGCAGGCATCGGGATCGAGGCCGGCCTCGTGCGCCGCCACCACAGCCTCCACCGCGACGAGACTCTTGCCGGTGCCGGGGGCACCCAACACCAA
This genomic stretch from Calidifontibacter indicus harbors:
- a CDS encoding ATP-dependent helicase; translation: MLDTARHDAATIAQRLGLFPPTDEQRAIIEADPDRPMLVVAGAGSGKTETMSNRVVWLVANGFVQPDQVLGLTFTRKAAGQLAERVARQLRALRSAGLWVPEQDADGTLGLSDSPTVLTYHSYAGRLVREQGLRLGIEPDARMLTEAASWQYAAEVVHGYDGPMDDVDKVPASVISAVVSLAGEMAEHLLTPEEVRAEIEALIAGLGDLDETARLKKDKNPVYRDLLQTLRARRAVLPMVERYGQLKHARSALDFADQMGLAATLARRFPGVGALERRRFKAVLLDEFQDTSEAQLQLLKHLFVAPGEPVRVTAVGDPHQSIYGWRGASATTLGSYPDHFADESGRAAVRPLSTSWRNDRTILDAANVVAAPLREGSPVAVPALAASPAAGTGEVFAARLETIEAEAAHVAQWLAERWHPGTDGHLPSAAVLCRKRSLFPLLIDALEQAGLPVEVVGVGGLLMTPEVADLVSLLWVVQDPTRGDRLIRLLTGPLIRLGAADLDVLAAWSRKLERDSRPPVERTATDREPATRDRPSLVEAIDQLPPAQWAGPAGSPLSDIARERLSGLSEVVRRMRRLAGLPLAELAAEAERALGLDIEVLSRPGVTPDAARVHLDAFADVATRFSASADRPTLGGFLSWLDAAEDEERGLDKAEIESSDAAIQVLTVHAAKGLEWDYVAIPGMTETIFPDHRKSPVYNDEADGWGIGKGSDPDDRSTWVLEDSGWTVGLDGVPYDLRGDADGLPSLPIVELGDLADLRDEFAGFRVAAGEHGLREERRLAYVALTRAKHEMLLTSSVWFSGSKFRLPSRFLSDVVDAGITRFEPFAVTPDADTANPRLIDGRTQQWPDDPLARRRDALEQGRKHVLAALQVLAPVETADPLGALEVEGSWSETERRRRRELRDLLHERAVTTGPVVPTVRLPRHLSASSVVALAHDREQFALDLRRPMPKPPASAARRGTAFHAWVEEHYSRASLVDLDELPGFADIDADPDADLDTMKAHFLASRWAQMTPIAIEVPIETWVAGVSVRGRIDAVFEDDDGYLVVDWKTGRPPSGLSDSARVLQLAVYRLAYARLRGIDPARVKVAFYYAATGETVRPELPDDEAIARMLTSIPLEE
- a CDS encoding ATP-dependent DNA helicase — protein: MVELIRHAPDDVPAPVLDASQQAAVESSAACRLVLGAPGTGKSLVAVEAVVAAHEAGLDPDACVILSPTRVRAAALRDRAAARLAATASAPLARTPQALGFGILRRIAALEGREAPRLLTGPEQDVILRELLAGHASGEVPGPRWPDFITAALETRGFRHELRDLLMRAVEWGVDADRLRLLGEEHERSEWIAAAAVLDEYDQVTALSRPGAYDPAWIIGGAADLLEARPEELAALHDELRLIVVDDAQELTRAGARLVRLLAGPNTRLMLIGDPDAAVQTFRGADPRLFVDLADAASAQRHVLGIAHRTPRLVREAAERVTARIGATAGSEHRRPTPSARDGRVRVAMLRAVSQESAHIAAELRRAHLEHHVPWSQMTVITRGQSRISALRRVLQTSGVPVAVPPTVLALRDEPAVRPLLRLFEVAGERAADRPASWSADEVVDVLSSPLVQADSLTIRRLRRVLRAAELAAGGDRSSDELLLEAVHHPEFLGDLGPEVAPLLRIAGMLRAGVAAWLAPGASAESVLWQMWNAAGVAAGWSRQAMAGGAAGARADHDLDAVVALFGAATAYVDRLPGAAPGGFLEHVREQEVAGDRLTSSAPADDAVALLTTQAAAGREWQFVVLAGVQEGVWPDLRLRGSLLGSEALVDALTGRPDDLRSQAAAVRYDETRQFLVALTRASEQVLITAVRSDEEQPSAYLDLVDPVDEIEGRRYTDVGRGLTLRTMVAELRRELVPSQVTPADALDPQAAAGLLAELARRDVAGADLDQWWAFHDLTSTTPVRRSDQAVRVSPSKVASFNTCGLNWFLTSRGGDGPDVGAANIGTLVHEIAAEFADKDPDRMQQALVDRWGRLGLGDSWVGRKQFELATAMLARVRRYVAEAASGGWQVLGIEQDFSVADGRVELGGQVDRIERHETLGVRIIDLKTGSSTPTNAELAEHPQLGAYQWAVDHGAFGDGEHSAGAALLQVGKGSGKPVDRDDYKLQSQQPLADSDDPQWADELLHRTAEGMGAAQFLATPGQHCNTCPVRSACPVLTEGESF